The Arabidopsis thaliana chromosome 5, partial sequence genomic interval ATTTCCTTGGCCTGATCTGGTTCAATCTTGTTGCAGCTTTCAAGCAGTGGGAAAGCATCATTGAACAGTTCCTATCTGGGTCAGAATTTTAGAAGCTTTTCCAGAGCCTTTAGGTATTTGATCTTTCCATTTATTTGCTACCACCAAAGATCTTGCtatgtttctctgtttcttaagGTTTATTCTTCTTGATTTAGCTCGAAGCCTGCTGGAAACGATGTCATTGGTATTGATTTGGGTACTACTAATTCATGTGTTGCCGTCATGGAGGGGAAGGTAAGCTGCTGATTTCTAAAtgagttataatttttttttcctgaggttttgatgtttgagctaactttgtgtgtgttttatcTGATCTTGTAGAATCCGAAAGTCATTGAAAATGCTGAAGGTGCTCGAACCACTCCATCAGTTGTAGCATTCAACACGAAAGGAGAACTTCTTGTGGGTACACCAGCCAAGCGACAAGCTGTCACTAATCCTACAAACACAGTATCTGGAACGAAACGTTTGATTGGGAGAAAGTTCGACGATCCACAAACTCagaaagaaatgaagatgGTGCCTTACAAGATTGTGCGTGCACCTAATGGCGATGCGTGGGTTGAAGCCAATGGTCAGCAGTATTCTCCTAGTCAGATTGGAGCGTTTATCTTGACGAAGATGAAAGAGACGGCCGAAGCTTACCTTGGAAAATCTGTCACGAAAGCTGTTGTCACTGTTCCAGCTTACTTTAATGATGCTCAGAGACAAGCAACAAAAGATGCTGGTAGAATTGCTGGTCTTGATGTTGAGAGAATCATAAATGAACCGACGGCTGCTGCTCTGTCCTATGGAATGACCAACAAGGAGGGGTTGATTGCTGTGTTTGATCTTGGTGGTGGGACATTTGATGTATCTGTTTTGGAGATTTCTAATGGGGTATTCGAGGTAATTATCTCCCATGTGATCTTATGTTTGTCAGGTCTTCTGTTGCTTTTTCTTTGAGAATCgttcttattattaaattgCTTTTTTCAGGTGAAAGCCACCAATGGTGATACCTTCTTGGGAGGTGAGGATTTCGACAATGCTCTGCTAGACTTCTTGGTTAATGAGTTCAAGACCACTGAGGGAATAGACCTAGCCAAAGACAGACTTGCTCTGCAGAGGCTTAGAGAAGCCGCTGAGAAAGCGAAGATTGAACTGTCATCTACTTCTCAAACTGAAATTAATCTCCCATTTATCACAGCCGATGCATCTGGAGCAAAGCATTTCAACATCACCCTAACAAGGTCAAGGTTTGAAACTCTTGTGAATCACTTGATTGAGAGGACCCGCGATCCTTGCAAGAACTGTCTCAAGGATGCTGGTATAAGTGCTAAGGAAGTTGATGAGGTTCTTCTAGTTGGAGGAATGACGCGTGTCCCCAAGGTTCAGTCTATTGTTGCGGAGATCTTTGGAAAGAGTCCAAGCAAAGGTGTCAATCCTGATGAGGCTGTTGCTATGGGAGCTGCACTTCAAGGTGGTATCCTCCGCGGTGATGTCAAAGAATTGTTGCTTCTGGATGTCACACCTCTATCGCTCGGTATTGAAACACTTGGTGGTGTCTTTACGAGACTGATCACCCGAAATACAACCATCCCCACAAAGAAGAGTCAGGTATGCCCGTCAAGATTTGATCTTTTGATGGAAAATCACTTAGTAACTAGGAAGGAATCCTGACGATTACATTGGCGTTAGGCAAAACTAGGGTAGTATGAGGCATGCGTTATAGTTTGAGTTACTCCTCTTGGCATTGATTCCTACATGATTccaatcttttattttaaggGGTCATGAAAGCACATTCCTGtgatatatactaatttatgaGCCATCCAAAGCTACCATTGTTTTTGTCAAGTTTTTACTAAAATGTTGATTGTCTCGTTTCATTCTCTTGAAGGTGTTCTCAACTGCAGCCGATAATCAGACTCAAGTTGGGATCAGGGTGCTTCAAGGTGAGCGTGAAATGGCAACAGACAACAAGCTCTTGGGAGAATTTGATCTAGTTGGCATTCCACCATCTCCAAGAGGAGTCCCTCAGATCGAAGTGACATTTGACATTGATGCCAATGGCATTGTCACTGTTTCCGCCAAGGACAAGACGACTGGTAAAGTACAACAGATCACAATCCGATCCTCTGGTGGGCTCTCAGAGGATGATATCCAGAAGATGGTGAGAGAAGCAGAGTTGCATGCTcagaaagacaaagaaagaaaagaattgatCGACACCAAGAACACAGCTGACACAACAATTTACAGCATAGAGAAGAGTCTTGGTGAATACAGAGAGAAGATCCCAAGTGAAATCGCCAAGGAGATTGAAGATGCTGTGGCAGATCTAAGGAGCGCTTCCTCTGGGGATGATCTCAACGAGATCAAGGCCAAGATTGAGGCGGCAAACAAAGCTGTTTCTAAGATTGGGGAGCACATGTCTGGTGGTTCTGGTGGAGGCTCTGCACCAGGAGGAGGATCTGAGGGAGGCAGTGATCAAGCTCCAGAAGCAGAGTACGAGGAAGTGAAAAAGTGAGGAGATTTGGTAAATTCTTGCCACTTGGGTTTTAAGAGATTAGGTTTAGATCATGGTGGGTTCTATGTCCAAGGAACTTTTGCCTTTTAGAACAACGAGCAGTGGATATGTTTCTGGAATAAGCTTTTGTCAGGGAACTAAACTTAATGTTTCTCTGCTAAAAAACCTTTGTTATGTAATGTGATggttaaagagaagaagttttcaaaattttgtcactttatactttatagtttattttcATTGGATTGGATATTATCTTTCTTTAAGCTTATAAGTTTTCAAAGAAGCGGTCACAAAACTAGCCCGAGAAGAAGCTACCACAAAACTAGCGATGTAAGAACCAACGACGACACAGCTGGCTAGCTCATTGTTTGGTTCTTATTCTTTGGAACCCACCACCACGCCAAAACTTATACGGAACAACTACAACCACTACAGTGGTTCCGAAGTTTTTATCACTTGACTTGTTTGTAGCACTCACCGGAGAGACCCGCTAAAGGAGCCAGAGGTTTCGATAATCTCATTGTGAAACGTGCGGATAACTTTCGTTGGGGAATTTGTAATTTACGCAATTAAcctctaatttattttaatttttatgaaataattaGGGCTGATTTAATCGAGATCccatttcttttgttggcTTACTTCTCTCGAATTTACGCAGGAAGATCATTAGCAGAGAATTCTCATCTGATTCAGTCCATGGCTGCCACGGCTCTTTTCCGATCGATTCGCCGACGCGACGTCGTCTCCGCGCCTCTTTCCGTTTACAAATCCGTATGTTTTTCACTCTCGTTGATTGCGTCTTTTTGGTGGTATTATTGATAGATCGAGAAAATTTTTGTGATTCGTTTAGTTTCGTCTTTCGACTTCATGATTTACCCATCTGAGCTCTGCTTCGCTTCGCCGGAAATTTTCAggaaatgatatatatatatccatttgCGGATTTTGGTGTGTTATGTGTTTAATCGTttcatttaaacaaaaatttgagatGAGATTGTTGTGTAAGTAGACACATATCTGTCGAAATTAACCTTAAGACTTTGTTTCCTTTTGATTGATTGAGAAAGCTTGTAGTTGAGTATAGTGCTAAAAGGTtgggatgaagaagagagtttaGCTTCATATCACTGTTGTAGTTTGAGTGCCTAACAATCATTAGAGGTTATGGTCGTTTTGTTTATTGCATATGCGTAGAgaaattgttggttttgaCTGCTCTTGAAACGTTCTTGTTTTGCAGCTTGCTGGTAATGCTCAACCTTCCTGGGGTAGTTCATACATTGGTCAGAACTATGCAAGTTTCTCCAGAGCTTTCGGGtaggtttgtgtttgtttcttgtgctTTTTATACCTATTAGAATTACTCTGTGGATGTCATTTCGACTAcgtgttgttttcttttataggtCAAAACCTGTTGTGAATGACATTCTTGGTACTGGTTTGGGCACTAACAATGCCAttagagaggagagagaggtAAAATGACTTTGTCtacattttgtttgatttttgcttttgtaatGTTTAAGAGCAGCTTAACTTATCCTTTTTGCCTGGTGATCCTTGTCTCGATTTTTCCAGAAGTCAAAATCTACTGAAGCTGCAATTGTTGGTGCTCAATTGACTCGATCTTTCCGTGCTCTTGATGTGGGAACATCGAAACGATTGTTTTCTACAATCTCAGGGGATATAAAGACAACACAGGAggaaccaaaaatcaaaagctttcGCCCTTTATCTCCTCACCTTTCTGTTTACCAGCCTCAGATGAACTCCATGCTATCGATTTTCAACAGAATCTCAGGGGTTTACTTGACCGGTGTCACTTTCGCTGGCTACCTTCTCTACCTGAAGATGGGTATGATCTGCCTCACCTACCCGAGTTTCTACCAAGTCCTTTACCATACACAACAGCAACTTCCAGTCATCACCTCGGTTACTGCATTAGCCGCTATTTATCATACTATCAAGAGTACTCACTCACTCTTGACCCATTAAAAACCTTTACCAAAGCTCTTTCGATGAAGCCGCCAAAGT includes:
- the MTHSC70-2 gene encoding mitochondrial HSO70 2 (mitochondrial HSO70 2 (MTHSC70-2); FUNCTIONS IN: ATP binding; INVOLVED IN: protein folding, response to cadmium ion, response to salt stress, response to virus, response to heat; LOCATED IN: mitochondrion, cell wall, plasma membrane, chloroplast, mitochondrial matrix; EXPRESSED IN: 26 plant structures; EXPRESSED DURING: 16 growth stages; CONTAINS InterPro DOMAIN/s: Heat shock protein 70, conserved site (InterPro:IPR018181), Chaperone DnaK (InterPro:IPR012725), Heat shock protein Hsp70 (InterPro:IPR001023), Heat shock protein 70 (InterPro:IPR013126); BEST Arabidopsis thaliana protein match is: mitochondrial heat shock protein 70-1 (TAIR:AT4G37910.1); Has 35090 Blast hits to 34955 proteins in 4871 species: Archae - 160; Bacteria - 17405; Metazoa - 3531; Fungi - 1665; Plants - 1246; Viruses - 305; Other Eukaryotes - 10778 (source: NCBI BLink).), which translates into the protein MATAALLRSIRRREVVSSPFSAYRCLSSSGKASLNSSYLGQNFRSFSRAFSSKPAGNDVIGIDLGTTNSCVAVMEGKNPKVIENAEGARTTPSVVAFNTKGELLVGTPAKRQAVTNPTNTVSGTKRLIGRKFDDPQTQKEMKMVPYKIVRAPNGDAWVEANGQQYSPSQIGAFILTKMKETAEAYLGKSVTKAVVTVPAYFNDAQRQATKDAGRIAGLDVERIINEPTAAALSYGMTNKEGLIAVFDLGGGTFDVSVLEISNGVFEVKATNGDTFLGGEDFDNALLDFLVNEFKTTEGIDLAKDRLALQRLREAAEKAKIELSSTSQTEINLPFITADASGAKHFNITLTRSRFETLVNHLIERTRDPCKNCLKDAGISAKEVDEVLLVGGMTRVPKVQSIVAEIFGKSPSKGVNPDEAVAMGAALQGGILRGDVKELLLLDVTPLSLGIETLGGVFTRLITRNTTIPTKKSQVFSTAADNQTQVGIRVLQGEREMATDNKLLGEFDLVGIPPSPRGVPQIEVTFDIDANGIVTVSAKDKTTGKVQQITIRSSGGLSEDDIQKMVREAELHAQKDKERKELIDTKNTADTTIYSIEKSLGEYREKIPSEIAKEIEDAVADLRSASSGDDLNEIKAKIEAANKAVSKIGEHMSGGSGGGSAPGGGSEGGSDQAPEAEYEEVKK
- the SDH3-1 gene encoding succinate dehydrogenase 3-1 (succinate dehydrogenase 3-1 (SDH3-1); CONTAINS InterPro DOMAIN/s: Succinate dehydrogenase/Fumarate reductase, transmembrane subunit (InterPro:IPR000701); BEST Arabidopsis thaliana protein match is: succinate dehydrogenase 3-2 (TAIR:AT4G32210.1); Has 400 Blast hits to 400 proteins in 121 species: Archae - 0; Bacteria - 45; Metazoa - 67; Fungi - 61; Plants - 100; Viruses - 0; Other Eukaryotes - 127 (source: NCBI BLink).), with product MAATALFRSIRRRDVVSAPLSVYKSLAGNAQPSWGSSYIGQNYASFSRAFGSKPVVNDILGTGLGTNNAIREEREKSKSTEAAIVGAQLTRSFRALDVGTSKRLFSTISGDIKTTQEEPKIKSFRPLSPHLSVYQPQMNSMLSIFNRISGVYLTGVTFAGYLLYLKMGMICLTYPSFYQVLYHTQQQLPVITSVTALAAIYHTIKSTHSLLTH
- the SDH3-1 gene encoding succinate dehydrogenase 3-1 (succinate dehydrogenase 3-1 (SDH3-1); CONTAINS InterPro DOMAIN/s: Succinate dehydrogenase/Fumarate reductase, transmembrane subunit (InterPro:IPR000701); BEST Arabidopsis thaliana protein match is: succinate dehydrogenase 3-2 (TAIR:AT4G32210.1); Has 364 Blast hits to 364 proteins in 113 species: Archae - 0; Bacteria - 45; Metazoa - 67; Fungi - 62; Plants - 63; Viruses - 0; Other Eukaryotes - 127 (source: NCBI BLink).) — protein: MLNLPGVVHTLVRTMQVSPELSGRSKPVVNDILGTGLGTNNAIREEREKSKSTEAAIVGAQLTRSFRALDVGTSKRLFSTISGDIKTTQEEPKIKSFRPLSPHLSVYQPQMNSMLSIFNRISGVYLTGVTFAGYLLYLKMGMICLTYPSFYQVLYHTQQQLPVITSVTALAAIYHTIKSTHSLLTH